In Deinococcus aquiradiocola, a genomic segment contains:
- a CDS encoding GNAT family N-acetyltransferase, with translation MTRPLPAHLSVDVLSGAALADAIPELSRLRVEVFRAFPYLYEGDPAYETRYLRGYLETPQSAVVLVRDLSRPPGQQVVGASSALPLAAELPELRAPWEAAGLDVGRVWYLAESVLRPEYRGQGIGVQFFRERERVGRELGFTLAAFCAVDRPDTHPRRPADFVPLDAFWTHRGYTRRPDLRALLSWQDLDETQESPKPMTFWLRELP, from the coding sequence GTGACGCGCCCGCTGCCCGCGCACCTGAGCGTGGACGTGCTGAGCGGCGCGGCCCTCGCGGACGCCATCCCGGAACTGTCGCGGCTGCGCGTGGAGGTGTTCCGGGCGTTCCCGTACCTTTACGAGGGCGACCCGGCGTACGAGACGCGCTACCTGCGCGGGTACCTGGAGACGCCGCAGAGCGCCGTGGTGCTGGTGCGCGACCTGAGCAGACCGCCGGGTCAGCAGGTGGTCGGGGCGAGCAGCGCCCTGCCGCTCGCGGCGGAGCTGCCGGAACTGCGCGCCCCGTGGGAGGCGGCGGGCCTGGACGTGGGGCGCGTGTGGTACCTCGCGGAGAGCGTCCTGCGGCCCGAGTACCGCGGGCAGGGGATCGGCGTGCAGTTCTTTCGTGAGCGGGAGCGGGTGGGGCGCGAGCTGGGCTTCACGCTCGCCGCGTTCTGCGCGGTGGACCGCCCGGACACGCACCCGCGCCGCCCCGCCGACTTCGTGCCGCTCGACGCGTTCTGGACGCACCGGGGGTACACGCGGCGCCCGGACCTGCGCGCCCTGCTGTCGTGGCAGGACCTCGACGAGACGCAGGAAAGCCCGAAACCCATGACGTTCTGGCTCAGGGAGCTGCCGTGA
- a CDS encoding ketosteroid isomerase-related protein: MSTTDLITAYYAAFNAGNAAGMLDLLTDDVVHDINEGERQAGREAFRAFLARMDAHYREQARDVVVMTNADGSRAAAEFVIHGEYLKTDEGLPEAHGQTYVLPVGAFFEVRGGRIARVTNLYNLMDWSRQVAGQ; this comes from the coding sequence TTCAACGCCGGGAATGCCGCCGGGATGCTGGACCTGCTGACGGACGATGTCGTCCACGACATCAACGAGGGCGAACGGCAGGCGGGCCGTGAGGCGTTCCGCGCGTTCCTGGCACGCATGGACGCGCACTACCGGGAGCAGGCGCGCGACGTGGTCGTCATGACGAACGCGGACGGGTCGCGCGCCGCGGCGGAATTCGTGATTCACGGCGAGTACCTGAAGACGGACGAGGGCCTGCCGGAAGCGCACGGTCAGACGTACGTGCTGCCGGTCGGGGCGTTCTTCGAGGTGCGCGGCGGGCGGATCGCGCGCGTCACGAACCTGTACAACCTGATGGACTGGTCCCGGCAGGTCGCGGGCCAGTGA